GAACCACACTGATCCCTTCCCGAACTCAGAGGTGAAACGCCGCTGCGGCAACGATAGTCTGGGGGTTGCCCCACGCCAAAATAGCTCGATGCCAGGTTTATTTTTTTCAAAAGCCTCCTCTATTGGTTTATTTAGAGGGGGCTTTTGTTTTATTCATGTTTAAACTACATCTTTTAACTTCTGAATCTCACCTTTCATCATCACATCAATATGATATTGAGTTAGAATATGATATTGAGTTAGGTCGATGGGAGGTATTATCCTCCGCACCTCTCAGTTAATTAGAGTCGATGCCTTAATTACTTGAGGACACCTCTCGTTCAGAACCGTGCGTGCGACTTTAACCGCACACGGCTCCTAGTTTGACACCTACTAAGTCGGGTCTACCCCGCTGTTCGGACTCTCATCTGACCATGTATGGTCTGATGCTGGTGACATTCACGATGCAGAACCTCCAAGTTTAATGGCTTCCAATTGAGATGGTTGCCATCAATGTGGTGTAGTTCGGCGATGTCGCCAGAAATGAACGATAAGTTGCAGTGTGTGCATTTATGATTCTGCTTCTTGAGAAGACGTGCCGTCGTACCATCATAATTAGCATTTTCTCGCTTTGACCAGTATACAAAGTCGCCGTCGTAGGGTGATTTATCTCCCCTTACTTTGACAAAGTTGCACGCAGACCAACTGACCGAAGGAAACGCTATTTTTATAACCTTATTGGTTTGGTAGCGGTTGTATCTTCCCTGTTTACGAATGAATTTCCACGTCCAGTAGCGTGATGTCCACAGGTCATGTTTGCTCATGTCGCAGAATTTATGGTAATTTCTCCACCCTCGAACAACCGAACCGCATTTATCGATTCTTTGCTCTAAGGTGAAACGACTATCTTTCATCACTTCTTTAACTTTTGCCTTAATACCACTTGTGGCTTTTTGGCTCGGTGTCGAAATGAATTTACCATTGGGTTTTACACAGAAGTTCCACCCCAGGAAGTCGAAGCCATCGGTACTATGTACAACTTTGGTTTTGACTTCTTTGACTTTTAAACCTCTCGTTGCCAAGAAGCTATCAATGTGTTTTCTTAGGAGTTCTGGGTCGTCTTCTGGTTTTAAAACGAACACGACATCATCCGCATAACGGAATCCATTAATCGTGTCTACATATCTTCCTCCGTTTCTGACCTTTAGCCTTAATTCATGACCAACATTTTCTAATCCGTGAAGGACTATGTTTGCTAATAATGGGCTGAAGACTCCACCTTGAGGCGTACCAGATTCTGACGAAGGAAACTCTCCTCTGACTCCAGCTTTAATTGCCCGAAAAACTCCTTGTTTTGCTGCCTTTGGTAGTTGGACAGATTGCATTAGAAATTTGTGGTCAATCTTGTCAAAACATTTTTCAATATCCAATTCTAAAATTCTTTTACCTATCCCGTTACTACTAGAGTTTAGGTTATTGAATAATTGTCTCTGGACATCGTGACAACTTCTGCTTGGTCGAAACCCGTATGAATGGGCGTTGAACATGGCTTCTGCTGATGGTTCCAAGGCATATTTGATAAGACACTGATAGGCTCTATCGCTAATAGTTGGAATTCCTAATCCTCTTTTTGTTCCGTCTGCTTTGGGGATATACACTCGCTTTAAAGGCTGGTGTTTCCATTGCTTCCAGTTTTTGACCAACACTTCAAATAGTGCCAATCTTTGAGAGGCTTCGAGGGCTTTCTTTCCGTCCACCCCTGCGGTTTTCCGTCCAATGTTTAACTGTGTTACTTGCCTAATGGCTAGTAATTTAGCTGCTTTAGAGCTTAATAAAAGTTTCTGAAGCTTACGCACAAGGCGCACGTTTCCGTTCTTTTGAGCCTTAAATATTCTCACTTGTAGGCGAAACACGATTTTCCGTAGCTTACGCCAAGGAATCGATTTCCATTTATCAACTAGATTTAACTCCGTTGTCATAACATTCTCTACGCATTTTGAACATTAACTATGCAAACCGTACCCAGTTGTCCGAAAGTCCTTACCTCTCGAATTTTCGAGTACATCTTACCAACTCTACCCGCTAACTTTTATTTAAGAAGTCCACAGCTTCAGGAATTAACTCTCTGTAACTGGAGGTTGCAAGAGTTGTTTTATTCGTTCCTCAGTTTAGTTAGTTTGTAGTTTTAGGTTCTTTCATTTCGCCTACGATTCCCCAGAATTGCATTTATCCAGATCATAATAATGCGGGTATTTTCACACTTGAAGTGTTATCTTGTGTCGTTATTCGACCTTGATTTTGGTCGTTCACGTTTAGACGCTTTTTACGAAAGTTCAACTAAATGTTTAACCATAACTACTTACCTACACAAGTTACCCCCATCTCAGGTTTGTTATTCTCGTCCTGTCCCCAGCTTCACTTTCAGAGTTAATTCTCTGTTCATGTGGGCAGTTTTGGCATCACGCTATTCCGAGCGGGTGAGACTTGTCAAATTTAAGTTCGACGCACTCACACTAAACTGAAGTTATCTTTACTATCTTTTAGAGCTTGCACTCAAGGCGGCGTAAAGACTCACATCCCCTAACCTTTACGGGTTAGTTTCGTGAAACGAACCGCACGAACCGGACGTGCGCCTTACAATGCATCCGGCTCCCGACAATCTTAAGTATCCTTTTTGCTCATGTGAATATATTGGTGACAGGATTGATGCATTGCCATCATATTTTTGGGTTTCCAGTTATTGTGCTTGCCATCAATGTGATGGAGGTGTATATTTTCACCGTCTATGAACCGAATGTGACTTAAAGGAAAAGATTGCCGTTTTTTAAAGGATAAGCTTGCCGAACCCTGTTACTTAAAGGATAAAGTGAGCGTTTTTAAAGCATAAAATGGCGCAGCGGTAACAAATACAGAGTCAAAAGACACTTACTGCTCAAGATAGAGTCTTACCTGCTTTAAAACCTCAATGACCTCGGTATACCACAATGAAGAGGGATGAAGCATAAATTTTCTCAGATTTTTCACAGTGGGAGTAATACCTTGTGCATGAATTACTGGAGCCAATTGCCGTACTTCTCGACAACCTTGCTCAATAGCTTGTAGATGACGAAATTTGCGGTAATCTTTGTAGCGTAAAGAAATAGCATGGCATAAAGTAGGGCAATAGTGGTAGAAAGTTGCCAACCCAATACCAATTAAGGAATCATAACCTATCCAAACATCATTATCTATGATGATGTCACCTTTACTGGGTAAGTTCATTAAGTTTGACATTGCTGATTCCCAAGCATGACCAAAAATGGGAAATGGGTAAGTGGAAATACCATCCAGTTTGTGATTAGCACCGTTCATGATGAATTTAACATGACTAGCGATCGCACAAAACTTACCGATAATTAAAGAATCATCACCATAGTTATAAAGAACGTTTTTTTCAAACTCCTCTGGGTTCGCTGGGTCATCATAATAAGTGTAGTCACCAATAATGATATTTGGTGATTTGACAAAATTTTTAATAAAGCAAACCCGATGATGTTCTGCTATTGGATAGGGATTTTTAGGATTTGGTCCACATTGTTCCATTAAATTCTCACTTTCCTATTTCATCACCTGCCAAATTTTAACCGTTTTATCCGAACTACCACTAGCGAGAATTTTACCATCGGCACTGAGAGAAATAGAATTTACTACCCCAGAATGTCCAGTCAGAGTTTGTAAAACTTCACCTGTAGAAATATCCCACATTTTAATAGTAGAGTCAGCACTACCACTACAGATAAATTCACAATTTGGACTCACAGCAATAGATTTCACTTTTTCTGTATGTCCATTTAAAGTTTTTAGCAATTTACCTGTACTTAACTGCCAAATTTTAATTGTAGAGTCAGCACTACCACTAAACAAATGTTCTCCATTTGAACTTATAGCTATTGATGTCACTTCACCTAAATGACCAGCAATAGTACGTAAAGGATCACCTGTGCAGGGGTTCCACAATCTAATTTTATGATCAGAACTGCCACTAGCGAGAATTGTGCCGTCTGGACTTATGGCAACCGCGTAAACTGCTGATGAATGCCATAAAGTACAAATCCTCTCTCCTTTTTGTAAACTCCAAATTTTGATTTTATGACTACCACTAGCGAGAATTGCAGCATCTGGACTTATAGCCACTACATTAACAGGTTTTTGATGTCCTAAAAGTGTATGAATAAGTTTACCCGTTTTTAAATTCCATACCTTAACATTACCTTGTGGATGTTCGCAACTGCCAACAGCAAGAAAATTGCCATCAGGACTGACAGATACAGAAGAAATAGCACCAGAATTGCCTGTAAAAGTGCGAATTAATTTACCAGTTTGCAGATTCCACATATTGATAGTTTTGTCTGCACAGCCACTAACTAAAACCTCATTATCAGGACTTATGGCTACAGAATAAACTTTACCAGAATGTCCGGTGAGAGTATGGTTAAGATTGAGCATTTCTAAACTGCGGTTGACTTTAAGAATTGCTATTTTTTCTAAAAGACTTTCCACATAAACAAGATTTTCACCATCACCAATTCCAGTAAAATATTCTTTTAATCTGCTGATATAAGTTTCATCTTCTAACTTCAATGCTAATTGCATCGCTTGTAAAGGATGAATTACTTCTTTTGTGGATACTTGCCGCATTTCCAACCAAGTATCAATAGAGTAATCAACTTGTTCCTGGGACCAATCAGAATTAGGAACATGAGATAAACCTTGAGCTAATTGCAAAGCTAACTCTGGAATTCTAGAACGTCGCTCATTTTTCAAAGTTTGATAAACTTGTTTATAACTATTAGCGATTAACTGTAATGATTGTAAATCTACCGCATCATTGAGTAAACTTGGTAGCAATTCTGGTAACAATGGATTTACATCATAATTAACCAAATAATAAACATCTGTCACCCAAGCAGTAACTAGACAGTGACAAGTAATTAAAACCTGGTAAAGATGCTCCCAATCATGATGACCAATGTGATATTCTAGAGATAACTGACTAACATCAATTCCCTGAGATTGCCATTTTTCTACCTTTTCTAAAATTTCCAAATTCAGGTTTCTTTCTCTACCTAAATTATTAATTACTTCTAAATCTTCTCCTAGTGCTAAAAGTTGATTTTTAATCTTTCTCCATTCCCAAGCCCGATTTTTAGCAGACTCTTGTAAAATTTGCCGATAAGGTAATCGAGCAATAGTTTTATAGTAATAATTCTCTTGTCCTAATCCCCAATAAGCAATACGGAAATTTAGATAATCTCCATCTTTTTCGGATTCTAAAATTAAAGTAGGTTGGGTTTTTAAACCACTAAATAAAGCTTTAATACTAGATTCACTATGAAACCGCTTACTATCCCAAGCACCAGCTAAAAACTCTATTGGTCTTTCTGGATGATGCAGAGAATAATTATTGTTAATAAACTCACGCAAACCCTCAGCCAATTTTGGCTCAATTTCCTCAGTAATTTTTGGATTATGAAAATCAAATTTATCAAACTGTATTTGTGGTGCTGCCAGAAAAACTTTGAGTGGGACACGTTTACAGTTGGGAGAAGATTCTAAAATTTGTGAAGGATACAATCGCAAAGGCCAGCTATCCAGAATTTTATGTACTTCTGGTAACTTAATAGATGTTTCTCTCTCTTGATTAGCTATTTTTAATTGTGTTGCATGATGGTAAATAGCTAATTGTTGTTGCTGGGTAAATTCAGTTTTAGTAATATCTAATCGTGTAACGTTATCTACAGTTTGAATAAAATCTTGAAATACTTCGGGAATTTGAGAAATTTGGTTTTTTGAGTTACCTTCTGTTTGCTTTTGGATGATATTTACCATCACGGGTGCAAACTCTAACACCAGTTGAATGAGTAAATTTAAGCCTGGTTGCATAAGTAATTTCCTGTCAAATAACTTACATTAACTGCCTAATAAAAAGTTGAGTAATATTCTTTACCAACCTCTAATATTAATTGACAAAATAAATAGACAATAACTATACTACTATCTTAAGGCATAGTTTTTGTTTATAAAAACAATAATAATACCAGAAAGGTAGGTTGGGTAGA
The sequence above is drawn from the Anabaena sphaerica FACHB-251 genome and encodes:
- the ltrA gene encoding group II intron reverse transcriptase/maturase, whose amino-acid sequence is MTTELNLVDKWKSIPWRKLRKIVFRLQVRIFKAQKNGNVRLVRKLQKLLLSSKAAKLLAIRQVTQLNIGRKTAGVDGKKALEASQRLALFEVLVKNWKQWKHQPLKRVYIPKADGTKRGLGIPTISDRAYQCLIKYALEPSAEAMFNAHSYGFRPSRSCHDVQRQLFNNLNSSSNGIGKRILELDIEKCFDKIDHKFLMQSVQLPKAAKQGVFRAIKAGVRGEFPSSESGTPQGGVFSPLLANIVLHGLENVGHELRLKVRNGGRYVDTINGFRYADDVVFVLKPEDDPELLRKHIDSFLATRGLKVKEVKTKVVHSTDGFDFLGWNFCVKPNGKFISTPSQKATSGIKAKVKEVMKDSRFTLEQRIDKCGSVVRGWRNYHKFCDMSKHDLWTSRYWTWKFIRKQGRYNRYQTNKVIKIAFPSVSWSACNFVKVRGDKSPYDGDFVYWSKRENANYDGTTARLLKKQNHKCTHCNLSFISGDIAELHHIDGNHLNWKPLNLEVLHRECHQHQTIHGQMRVRTAG
- a CDS encoding WD40 repeat domain-containing protein; translated protein: MQPGLNLLIQLVLEFAPVMVNIIQKQTEGNSKNQISQIPEVFQDFIQTVDNVTRLDITKTEFTQQQQLAIYHHATQLKIANQERETSIKLPEVHKILDSWPLRLYPSQILESSPNCKRVPLKVFLAAPQIQFDKFDFHNPKITEEIEPKLAEGLREFINNNYSLHHPERPIEFLAGAWDSKRFHSESSIKALFSGLKTQPTLILESEKDGDYLNFRIAYWGLGQENYYYKTIARLPYRQILQESAKNRAWEWRKIKNQLLALGEDLEVINNLGRERNLNLEILEKVEKWQSQGIDVSQLSLEYHIGHHDWEHLYQVLITCHCLVTAWVTDVYYLVNYDVNPLLPELLPSLLNDAVDLQSLQLIANSYKQVYQTLKNERRSRIPELALQLAQGLSHVPNSDWSQEQVDYSIDTWLEMRQVSTKEVIHPLQAMQLALKLEDETYISRLKEYFTGIGDGENLVYVESLLEKIAILKVNRSLEMLNLNHTLTGHSGKVYSVAISPDNEVLVSGCADKTINMWNLQTGKLIRTFTGNSGAISSVSVSPDGNFLAVGSCEHPQGNVKVWNLKTGKLIHTLLGHQKPVNVVAISPDAAILASGSHKIKIWSLQKGERICTLWHSSAVYAVAISPDGTILASGSSDHKIRLWNPCTGDPLRTIAGHLGEVTSIAISSNGEHLFSGSADSTIKIWQLSTGKLLKTLNGHTEKVKSIAVSPNCEFICSGSADSTIKMWDISTGEVLQTLTGHSGVVNSISLSADGKILASGSSDKTVKIWQVMK